From the Oceanicaulis alexandrii DSM 11625 genome, one window contains:
- a CDS encoding exodeoxyribonuclease VII small subunit: protein MTDAPTAEIAQMSFETALRELETIVAQLERGEVELEKSIAMYERGAALKAHCEARLKEAQLKVEKIVVDADGAISAEPAGLD, encoded by the coding sequence ATGACTGACGCCCCCACCGCCGAAATCGCCCAGATGAGCTTTGAGACCGCGCTCAGAGAGCTCGAGACCATTGTGGCGCAGCTTGAGCGCGGCGAGGTGGAGCTGGAAAAATCCATCGCCATGTACGAGCGCGGCGCCGCGCTGAAGGCGCATTGCGAAGCGCGCCTGAAAGAAGCCCAGCTCAAGGTCGAAAAGATCGTGGTGGACGCTGACGGCGCGATCTCCGCCGAGCCGGCGGGTCTGGACTGA
- the dxs gene encoding 1-deoxy-D-xylulose-5-phosphate synthase: protein MPDTPHLDQIESPDDLKNRNLDFLKAVADELRAETIDAVSVTGGHLGAGLGVVEMTVALHHVFDTPSDILIWDVGHQCYPHKILTGRRDRIRTLRQGGGLSGFTKRSESEYDPFGAAHASTSISAGLGFAVGRDLKHEEGRKVIAVIGDGSMSAGMAYEAMNNAGDMNKDLIVILNDNDMSIAPPVGAMSHYFARQVSSKSYNSIRKLGKGVAEALGVKEHARRAEEYLRGMAMGGTLFEEMGFRYVGPIDGHDMDQLVAVLRNVRDAGEGPILIHAVTQKGKGYAPAEAADDKYHGVAKFNVITGEQQKSKPAAPSYTGVFANALIQLAESDDKICAVTGAMPGGTGVDKFAARFPDRAFDVGIAEQHAVTFAAGLAAEGLKPYAAIYSTFLQRGYDQVVHDVAIQSLPVRFAIDRAGLVGADGATHAGSFDVGYMGALPGMVVMAAADEAELARMVATANEIDDRPSAFRYPRGEGLGVEIPKELIPLEIGKGRIVREGSGVAILSFGARLGEVLKSAEELAAYGLHPTVADARFAKPLDHDLIRELAREHEVLITIEEGAVGGFGAFVLHFLAEDGALDAGLKIRTMTLPDVFQDQDSPYAMYETAGLNAKHITAKVLDALGRQADAAAALA, encoded by the coding sequence ATGCCTGACACTCCGCATCTCGACCAGATCGAGTCTCCCGATGATCTTAAAAACCGCAACCTCGACTTTCTCAAGGCCGTGGCGGACGAATTGCGGGCTGAGACGATTGATGCGGTATCTGTGACCGGCGGGCATCTGGGCGCGGGGCTCGGCGTGGTCGAAATGACGGTCGCCTTGCACCATGTGTTTGATACGCCCAGCGACATTCTGATCTGGGATGTGGGCCATCAATGCTATCCGCACAAAATCCTGACCGGACGCCGCGACCGCATCCGCACCCTGCGTCAGGGCGGCGGCCTGTCAGGCTTCACCAAGCGGTCTGAAAGCGAATACGACCCGTTCGGCGCCGCGCACGCCTCGACCTCGATCTCGGCGGGCTTGGGCTTCGCCGTGGGGCGCGACCTCAAGCATGAAGAAGGCCGCAAGGTCATCGCGGTGATCGGCGACGGCTCCATGTCCGCAGGGATGGCCTATGAGGCCATGAACAATGCCGGGGACATGAACAAGGACCTCATCGTCATCCTCAATGACAATGACATGTCCATCGCCCCGCCCGTAGGCGCGATGAGCCATTATTTCGCGCGCCAGGTCAGCTCGAAAAGCTACAACTCCATCCGCAAGCTGGGCAAAGGCGTCGCTGAAGCGCTGGGCGTGAAGGAGCATGCGCGCCGGGCTGAAGAGTATCTGCGCGGCATGGCCATGGGCGGCACCCTGTTTGAGGAAATGGGCTTTCGCTATGTGGGTCCGATCGATGGCCATGACATGGACCAGCTGGTCGCCGTGCTGCGCAACGTGCGCGATGCGGGCGAAGGCCCCATCCTGATCCATGCGGTGACCCAGAAAGGCAAGGGCTACGCCCCTGCCGAGGCCGCCGACGACAAGTATCACGGCGTCGCCAAGTTCAATGTGATCACCGGCGAGCAGCAGAAATCCAAGCCCGCCGCTCCGAGCTATACGGGCGTTTTCGCCAATGCGCTGATCCAGCTGGCCGAATCCGACGACAAGATTTGCGCCGTCACCGGCGCGATGCCCGGCGGGACGGGCGTGGACAAATTCGCCGCGCGCTTCCCCGATCGGGCGTTTGACGTCGGAATCGCCGAGCAGCACGCTGTCACGTTTGCAGCCGGCCTCGCCGCTGAAGGGCTCAAGCCGTACGCCGCGATTTATTCGACCTTCCTGCAACGCGGCTATGATCAGGTCGTCCACGATGTGGCGATCCAGTCGCTGCCGGTGCGCTTCGCCATCGACCGGGCCGGGCTTGTGGGCGCGGACGGCGCCACCCATGCCGGCTCCTTTGATGTGGGGTATATGGGCGCCTTGCCGGGCATGGTGGTGATGGCCGCCGCCGACGAAGCTGAACTGGCGCGCATGGTCGCCACCGCCAATGAAATCGACGACCGCCCGAGCGCCTTCCGCTATCCGCGCGGCGAGGGTCTGGGCGTTGAAATTCCCAAGGAACTGATCCCGCTGGAGATCGGCAAGGGCCGCATCGTGCGCGAAGGCTCCGGCGTCGCCATCCTGTCCTTCGGCGCGCGTCTGGGCGAAGTGCTCAAAAGCGCGGAAGAGCTGGCGGCCTATGGCCTTCATCCGACCGTAGCGGACGCCCGCTTCGCCAAGCCGCTCGATCATGATCTGATCCGTGAGCTGGCGCGCGAGCACGAAGTGCTGATCACCATTGAAGAGGGCGCTGTGGGCGGTTTCGGCGCGTTTGTGCTGCACTTCCTGGCCGAAGACGGCGCGCTCGACGCCGGGCTGAAAATCCGCACCATGACCTTGCCCGACGTGTTCCAGGATCAGGACAGCCCCTACGCCATGTACGAGACGGCAGGGCTGAACGCCAAGCACATCACCGCGAAAGTGCTGGACGCGCTGGGCCGCCAGGCTGACGCCGCGGCGGCTTTGGCCTGA
- a CDS encoding class I SAM-dependent RNA methyltransferase, with protein MNRRRTTAPKPVHVETLIAESLGARGDAVMDGPVFTPGLLPGEAAKVEVQGQRGRVLERLTHSPDRVEPFCPVAERCGGCSLQHFEESAYRSWKRHLVVDALHKADVQAEVRTLVDAHGEGRRRLTLHTQRFGAKLVVGFAERAGDKIADITDCPVATPGLRASIPGLRKLAEVATPKKGRIDIHALDCQPGLDISVHGVKEISLNLREAGAELAGKYNWTRVTIGDDPLIEFAAPVVKFGDTKVTPSPGGFLQATAEGEAVLAGLVDEAVNSLEGKGPFKAADLFAGAGAFALRLARTMPVLAVEGDSGLLRALQRAAQRTPGLKPVDARVRDLALEPITPKELEGFSLVVMDPPRAGAKAQAERLSDSQVPVIVSISCNPSTFARDAAILIEGGYRMGPVTPVDQFKWTGHVESVAVFRRR; from the coding sequence ATGAACAGACGTCGCACCACCGCCCCCAAACCCGTCCATGTTGAAACCCTGATCGCGGAGAGCCTCGGCGCGCGCGGAGACGCCGTCATGGACGGCCCTGTCTTCACCCCCGGATTGCTGCCCGGCGAGGCGGCGAAAGTGGAGGTTCAGGGCCAGCGCGGCCGCGTGCTCGAACGCCTGACGCACAGCCCGGACCGGGTCGAGCCTTTCTGTCCGGTGGCCGAACGCTGCGGGGGCTGCTCGCTGCAGCACTTTGAAGAGAGCGCCTATCGCAGCTGGAAACGCCATCTTGTGGTGGATGCCCTCCATAAAGCCGACGTTCAGGCTGAAGTGCGTACGCTGGTGGACGCCCATGGCGAAGGCCGCCGCCGTCTGACGCTGCATACGCAACGCTTCGGCGCCAAGCTGGTGGTGGGTTTCGCCGAGCGCGCGGGCGACAAGATCGCTGACATTACGGATTGCCCCGTGGCGACGCCCGGCCTGCGCGCCTCGATCCCCGGCCTGCGCAAACTCGCCGAAGTGGCGACGCCCAAAAAGGGCCGGATCGACATCCACGCGCTTGATTGCCAGCCCGGCCTCGACATCTCGGTGCATGGCGTCAAGGAAATCAGCCTCAATCTGCGCGAAGCGGGTGCTGAGCTTGCGGGCAAGTATAACTGGACCCGCGTCACCATTGGCGATGATCCGCTGATCGAGTTTGCAGCGCCGGTCGTCAAGTTCGGCGACACCAAGGTCACGCCATCCCCTGGCGGTTTCCTGCAAGCCACCGCCGAGGGCGAGGCCGTGCTGGCGGGACTGGTGGATGAAGCGGTGAACAGCCTTGAGGGCAAAGGCCCGTTCAAGGCGGCGGACCTGTTCGCCGGCGCCGGCGCCTTCGCCCTGCGTCTGGCGCGGACAATGCCGGTGCTGGCGGTTGAGGGCGATAGCGGCCTTCTGCGCGCTCTGCAACGCGCCGCCCAGCGCACGCCGGGGCTGAAGCCCGTGGATGCGCGGGTGCGCGATCTGGCGTTGGAGCCGATCACCCCCAAAGAACTCGAAGGCTTTTCGCTGGTGGTCATGGATCCGCCGCGTGCGGGCGCCAAGGCCCAGGCCGAGCGTCTGTCAGACAGTCAGGTTCCCGTGATCGTCTCGATCAGCTGCAATCCTTCAACCTTCGCCCGCGACGCAGCGATCCTGATCGAGGGCGGCTACCGGATGGGCCCCGTCACCCCGGTCGACCAATTCAAATGGACCGGCCATGTGGAATCCGTGGCGGTGTTTAGGCGTAGATGA
- a CDS encoding TlyA family RNA methyltransferase encodes MRADKFLVEHGYFDTRAKAQAAIAAGKVIVNGEALRKASQTVPAGAEVQAEAAHPYVSRAALKLVEGLDVFGVDPAGRVCLDVGASTGGFTQVLLERGARHVIAVDVGRDQLDAALKGDPRVLSLEATDARTLTLDSIGGVAPDLVVCDASFISLEKVLARPLELAAPKAELIALFKPQFEVGPKHVGKGGVVKDEAAVDRAKENARAFLARASVPVERETGSPIRGGDGNCEYLFYGAKAVSDQ; translated from the coding sequence ATGCGCGCAGACAAATTTCTGGTCGAGCACGGCTATTTCGACACCCGCGCCAAGGCGCAGGCGGCGATTGCGGCGGGCAAGGTGATCGTCAACGGCGAAGCGCTTCGCAAAGCCTCCCAGACCGTGCCTGCTGGCGCCGAGGTGCAGGCGGAGGCCGCCCATCCCTATGTCAGCCGGGCGGCGCTGAAACTGGTGGAAGGGCTGGATGTGTTCGGCGTCGATCCGGCGGGGCGGGTCTGTCTGGATGTGGGCGCCAGCACGGGCGGTTTCACCCAGGTGTTGCTCGAGCGCGGCGCCCGGCACGTCATCGCGGTGGATGTGGGCCGCGACCAGCTGGATGCGGCGCTGAAAGGCGATCCCCGCGTGCTGAGCCTTGAAGCGACCGACGCCCGCACGCTGACGCTCGATTCGATCGGCGGCGTGGCGCCGGACCTCGTGGTCTGTGACGCCAGCTTCATCAGCCTTGAGAAAGTGCTCGCCCGTCCGCTGGAGTTGGCGGCGCCGAAGGCGGAATTGATCGCGCTGTTCAAACCCCAGTTCGAGGTCGGCCCCAAGCATGTGGGCAAGGGCGGCGTCGTGAAGGATGAGGCGGCGGTGGATCGCGCCAAAGAAAACGCCCGCGCCTTTTTGGCGCGGGCGAGTGTCCCGGTCGAGCGGGAGACTGGCAGTCCTATCCGGGGAGGAGACGGGAACTGCGAATATCTGTTCTACGGCGCCAAGGCCGTCTCGGATCAGTAG
- a CDS encoding J domain-containing protein yields the protein MSEPHEAIVKAYKVFGLDGDEDFSVVRDRFRALIKDVHPDTAEGGDPQTVAKLQRMLKAYEVLRRFAPRRHDITITPEEARKGGIRTIKIHDREAMIRIPVAVKNGTVVVPIGDPLWRVHIKVQDVMVNADLNQQGEAELKRLAAMKKKFDDTKVEEAQEDADAHTNLLKAFCDRFVKASPAARFAKWVRGGGSNAA from the coding sequence ATGAGCGAGCCGCATGAAGCGATAGTCAAGGCGTACAAGGTTTTTGGCCTTGATGGCGACGAGGATTTCTCCGTCGTCCGTGACCGCTTTCGCGCTCTGATCAAGGATGTTCACCCCGATACCGCCGAGGGCGGCGATCCCCAGACCGTCGCCAAGCTCCAGCGCATGCTCAAGGCCTATGAGGTCCTGCGCCGCTTTGCGCCGCGCCGTCACGACATCACGATCACGCCGGAAGAAGCGCGCAAGGGCGGCATCCGCACCATCAAGATCCATGACCGCGAAGCGATGATCCGCATCCCGGTCGCGGTGAAGAACGGCACGGTCGTGGTGCCCATCGGCGATCCGCTCTGGCGCGTTCACATCAAGGTTCAGGATGTAATGGTCAACGCCGACCTCAACCAGCAGGGCGAGGCCGAACTCAAGCGTCTGGCGGCGATGAAGAAAAAGTTCGACGACACCAAAGTCGAGGAAGCCCAGGAAGATGCGGACGCGCACACCAATCTGCTGAAAGCGTTCTGTGACCGCTTCGTCAAAGCCTCACCCGCCGCCCGGTTCGCCAAATGGGTGCGCGGCGGCGGCAGCAACGCCGCGTGA
- a CDS encoding Acg family FMN-binding oxidoreductase, with amino-acid sequence MRTGLSGSTRTITRRQSFAAGALVLGGAATACSSGDEGYDALAEALSAPAEPVTAPFPRSHQQLVRYASLAASGHNTQPWRFTVSDPVIELSPDFSRRTPVVDPDDHHLFASLGCAAENLSLAARASGLGGEVDMEGERLSVALASGAAEASPRFDVIPQRQCTRLEYAGSALSAEERARLIAAVEQGGQVSATVFDGAADKTRLTELIIQGNSAQIADPAFVRELRDWIRFNEAEAARLRDGLFAASSGNPQLPGWLGRRLFGLVFTADAENAKIARQIESSGGLIALMAEENSPRGWMEAGRAAQRLQLEATVLGLKTAYLNQPVEVASLRPELAALMGAPGRRPNLLLRVGRGPAAPRSLRRSVEAVIEPA; translated from the coding sequence ATGCGGACCGGTCTTTCAGGCTCAACTCGCACGATCACGCGTCGGCAGAGCTTTGCAGCGGGCGCATTGGTGCTGGGCGGCGCAGCGACGGCCTGTTCGTCCGGCGATGAGGGCTATGACGCGCTTGCTGAAGCCCTGAGCGCCCCGGCGGAGCCCGTCACGGCGCCTTTTCCTCGCTCGCACCAGCAGCTGGTGCGATACGCCAGTCTGGCGGCGAGCGGGCACAACACCCAGCCTTGGCGCTTTACGGTGTCTGATCCTGTGATCGAGCTGTCGCCGGATTTTTCACGCCGTACGCCGGTCGTGGACCCCGATGATCATCACCTGTTCGCCTCGCTGGGCTGCGCGGCGGAAAATCTCAGCCTTGCTGCGCGCGCATCGGGTCTGGGAGGCGAAGTCGACATGGAGGGCGAGAGGCTGTCTGTGGCGCTGGCCTCCGGCGCCGCTGAAGCCTCGCCCCGGTTTGACGTCATCCCGCAGCGCCAGTGCACGCGGTTGGAGTATGCCGGCTCGGCGCTGAGCGCTGAGGAGCGCGCCCGGCTGATCGCAGCGGTCGAGCAAGGCGGTCAGGTGTCCGCGACCGTTTTTGACGGCGCCGCGGACAAGACGCGGCTGACGGAGCTGATCATCCAAGGCAATAGCGCCCAGATCGCAGACCCTGCCTTTGTGAGGGAGTTGCGCGACTGGATCCGCTTTAACGAGGCGGAGGCGGCGCGTTTGCGCGATGGCTTGTTCGCGGCGTCCTCTGGCAATCCGCAATTGCCCGGCTGGCTGGGGCGGCGCCTGTTTGGTCTGGTGTTCACCGCAGACGCCGAGAACGCCAAGATCGCCCGCCAGATCGAGAGCAGCGGCGGTTTGATCGCCCTGATGGCGGAGGAGAACTCGCCGCGCGGCTGGATGGAGGCCGGGCGCGCCGCTCAACGCCTGCAGTTGGAAGCCACAGTGCTGGGTCTCAAGACCGCCTATCTCAACCAGCCCGTGGAAGTGGCGTCCTTGCGCCCTGAACTGGCCGCCCTGATGGGCGCGCCGGGGCGGCGCCCCAACCTGCTGCTGCGCGTCGGCAGAGGCCCCGCGGCGCCGCGCTCGCTGCGGCGTTCGGTCGAGGCGGTGATCGAGCCGGCTTAA
- a CDS encoding TetR/AcrR family transcriptional regulator yields MTGLRDTKKARVRQALYDAALTQFREAGYEDASVAAICKAAGVAKGTFFNHFPTKAHVLAAWYEDAMQNADLKSGSRQDQPLLQSFLIMAQNAVTFARSEPVLWRAKHAYAPQSDDIQRSEREIDLRVQTQASTLIKAAQARGEIRSGIDAEALSALYVSALTGVIRQWLNTGESFDLGAALDERISTLLSLAAA; encoded by the coding sequence ATGACCGGATTACGAGACACAAAGAAAGCCCGGGTGCGTCAGGCGCTCTATGACGCGGCGCTGACCCAGTTCCGCGAAGCAGGCTATGAAGACGCCTCCGTCGCCGCCATCTGCAAGGCGGCGGGCGTCGCCAAGGGCACGTTCTTCAATCACTTTCCCACCAAGGCGCATGTGCTGGCCGCCTGGTATGAAGACGCGATGCAGAACGCCGACCTCAAATCGGGGTCCCGCCAGGACCAGCCGCTGCTTCAGTCCTTTCTGATCATGGCGCAAAACGCTGTGACCTTCGCCCGGTCCGAACCCGTGCTCTGGCGCGCCAAGCATGCCTACGCGCCGCAGTCAGACGACATCCAGCGCAGTGAGCGTGAGATCGACCTTCGGGTCCAGACCCAGGCCAGCACCCTGATCAAAGCCGCCCAAGCGCGGGGCGAGATCCGCTCCGGGATTGATGCCGAAGCCCTGTCCGCCCTCTATGTCTCTGCCCTGACAGGCGTGATCCGCCAATGGTTGAACACTGGTGAGAGCTTTGACCTTGGGGCCGCGCTGGACGAGCGTATCAGCACCCTTCTGTCGCTGGCGGCCGCCTGA
- a CDS encoding polyprenyl synthetase family protein has translation MSAFSDHLTETADRVTVALDALLERPDGPEQRVISAMRYAALGPGKRLRPFLLIETGNLVGGDERALLRAACAVECVHAYSLIHDDLPCMDDDDLRRGRPTVHREYDEATAVLAGDALQSQAYELLADPETHEHAAVRAELVMRLAKAAGPRGMVGGQMIDMAVEAGEETDIGIITRCQRMKTGALISFCAEAGALIGHADRAHRLALEGFAHDLGLCYQIVDDLLDAEGDESLTGKRTGKDAGQGKANFVSILGVADARDRAARLADQAKAHLDPFGKDADMLRELMDYVLARQS, from the coding sequence ATGAGCGCATTCTCTGACCATCTGACCGAGACCGCGGACCGGGTGACGGTGGCGCTCGACGCGCTGCTTGAGCGTCCGGACGGGCCGGAGCAACGCGTCATTTCCGCCATGCGCTATGCGGCCCTGGGACCGGGCAAGCGCTTGCGCCCCTTCTTGCTGATCGAGACGGGCAATCTGGTGGGCGGCGATGAGCGGGCCTTGCTGCGTGCCGCCTGCGCGGTGGAATGCGTGCACGCCTATTCGCTGATCCATGATGATCTGCCGTGCATGGATGATGATGACCTGCGTCGCGGACGGCCGACTGTGCATCGCGAATATGACGAGGCGACCGCCGTTCTGGCGGGCGACGCCTTGCAAAGCCAGGCCTATGAACTGCTGGCGGACCCTGAAACCCATGAGCATGCCGCCGTGCGCGCCGAGCTGGTGATGCGGCTGGCGAAAGCCGCCGGGCCGCGCGGCATGGTGGGCGGTCAGATGATCGACATGGCGGTCGAGGCGGGCGAGGAAACCGATATCGGGATCATCACCCGGTGCCAGCGGATGAAGACCGGCGCCCTGATCAGTTTCTGCGCCGAGGCGGGCGCCCTGATCGGTCATGCGGATCGAGCGCACCGGCTTGCGCTAGAAGGCTTCGCGCATGACCTGGGATTATGTTACCAGATCGTCGATGACCTTCTGGACGCCGAAGGGGATGAAAGCCTGACGGGCAAACGCACCGGCAAGGACGCCGGTCAAGGAAAAGCCAATTTCGTCTCCATACTGGGCGTCGCGGACGCCCGGGACCGGGCGGCGCGGCTGGCCGATCAGGCCAAGGCCCATCTCGATCCGTTCGGCAAGGATGCTGATATGCTGCGTGAGCTGATGGATTATGTGTTGGCCCGGCAGTCCTGA
- a CDS encoding tRNA-binding protein gives MSAGPAQPDIAPEDFFRTDIRLGTIVRAEPFPEARKPAIKLWVDFGPEIGERKSSAQITDHYTPETLVGRRVLGVVNFPPRQIGPVRSEVLVLGVPDADGSILLLNADGDAPNGARVS, from the coding sequence ATGAGCGCAGGCCCCGCACAGCCCGACATCGCGCCCGAGGACTTTTTCAGGACGGATATCCGACTGGGCACGATCGTGCGCGCCGAGCCGTTTCCTGAAGCGCGCAAGCCCGCGATCAAGCTGTGGGTCGATTTTGGTCCGGAGATCGGCGAGCGCAAAAGCTCCGCCCAGATCACCGACCATTACACGCCCGAGACGCTGGTGGGCCGCCGTGTGCTGGGGGTGGTGAATTTCCCGCCGCGCCAGATCGGCCCTGTTCGCTCTGAAGTGCTGGTGCTGGGCGTACCCGATGCCGACGGCTCGATCCTGCTTCTGAACGCAGACGGCGACGCGCCGAACGGAGCGCGGGTGTCATGA
- the aroC gene encoding chorismate synthase, with protein sequence MSHNSFGHLFRFTSWGESHGPALGCVIDGCPAGITLTESDIQPWLELRKPGTSRHVTQRREADEVKILSGVFEDERTGGQVTTGAPISLMIENTDQRSKDYSDIRDKWRPGHADFTYDAKYGVRDYRGGGRSSARETAARVAAGAVARKVLGDKITIRAALVQIGARKIDRSRWDWDQVRENDFFCPDAETAKLWESDMDQIRKDGSSVGALIEVVCSNVPAGWGAPVYGKLDADMASAMMSINAAKAVEIGSGLEAAAQRGEDAADQMRLGPDGQPEFLSNNNGGVLGGISTGQDVLVRVAIKPTSSIRIPRQTLTRDLQETEVVTKGRHDPCVGIRGVPVAEAMAALVLADHKLRAAAYR encoded by the coding sequence ATGTCCCATAATTCCTTCGGTCACCTGTTCCGCTTCACCAGCTGGGGCGAAAGCCACGGTCCCGCGCTCGGCTGCGTCATTGACGGCTGCCCGGCGGGGATCACGCTGACGGAAAGCGACATCCAGCCCTGGCTGGAATTGAGAAAGCCCGGCACGTCTCGTCATGTCACCCAGCGGCGCGAAGCCGATGAAGTGAAAATCCTGTCCGGCGTCTTTGAAGACGAGCGCACAGGCGGTCAGGTCACCACCGGCGCGCCGATCTCGCTGATGATCGAGAACACCGATCAGCGCTCCAAGGATTATTCAGACATTCGCGACAAATGGCGGCCAGGCCACGCCGACTTCACTTATGACGCCAAATACGGCGTGCGCGATTATCGCGGCGGCGGGCGCTCCTCGGCGCGTGAGACCGCCGCCCGCGTCGCAGCCGGCGCGGTCGCGCGCAAGGTGCTGGGCGATAAGATCACGATCCGCGCCGCCCTCGTCCAGATCGGCGCGCGCAAGATCGACCGGTCACGCTGGGACTGGGATCAGGTGCGCGAGAACGACTTCTTCTGCCCGGACGCCGAAACCGCCAAACTCTGGGAATCCGATATGGATCAGATCCGCAAGGACGGCAGCTCGGTCGGCGCGCTGATTGAAGTGGTGTGCTCGAACGTGCCCGCAGGCTGGGGCGCGCCGGTCTATGGCAAGCTTGATGCAGACATGGCGAGCGCCATGATGTCGATCAACGCGGCAAAAGCCGTCGAGATCGGGTCCGGCCTTGAGGCCGCCGCCCAGCGCGGCGAGGACGCGGCGGATCAGATGCGCCTGGGACCGGACGGCCAGCCTGAATTTCTGTCCAATAATAATGGCGGCGTTCTGGGCGGCATTTCCACCGGGCAGGATGTGCTGGTGCGCGTGGCGATCAAGCCCACCTCCTCGATCCGCATTCCGCGCCAGACCCTGACCAGGGACCTTCAGGAAACCGAAGTGGTCACCAAGGGCCGTCATGATCCCTGCGTGGGCATTCGCGGCGTGCCGGTGGCCGAAGCCATGGCCGCCCTTGTGCTCGCCGATCACAAACTGCGCGCTGCGGCATATCGGTAA
- a CDS encoding S41 family peptidase has translation MMFLLISLAVALLSSAQGAHPIFAEDGALDGRAEGVWYSREKGWILDINATGITRWQDTPAGCYASPAPDESTPMMGQVEYQLFRPSRDGQSIRLNYLPGDASASFERLDALPPSCGAEDLTTETAIFDVFASVMARHYSFFDARGVDWDAQIAAAHPHVQDGMGEAALLAVLAGLLDPLGDSHTKLIGMVDGEPRRAQAGLGATLPMIRNGMGEGAWLNGLVDQLFNDVLDPGAELIADRVIVGEITPESGAPIGYIQIFTMGGFTTEHTPGSLEWSQAELAALSDILDDALTRFADHQAIILDLSNNRGGYDAVTRAIAARFTDEAFLGYRVSVPGAPEATEDYEITPHDGVRFTGPVYVMTSDVTVSGGEITTMMLRQLPNVIQVGGVTRGAFSTPLAKPLPNGWYLELSNEVFEDGSGAVFEGRGLPPAIMVDIYPEAAPVAGHRAAIERVVGMIEGG, from the coding sequence ATGATGTTTCTTTTGATCAGTCTTGCTGTCGCGCTTCTGAGCAGCGCCCAGGGCGCCCACCCCATCTTTGCGGAAGACGGAGCGCTCGATGGCCGCGCGGAGGGCGTCTGGTACAGTCGGGAAAAGGGCTGGATCCTCGACATCAACGCGACCGGGATCACCCGCTGGCAGGACACCCCAGCAGGCTGTTACGCCAGCCCGGCGCCCGATGAGAGCACGCCGATGATGGGCCAGGTGGAATACCAGCTGTTCCGTCCGTCGCGCGACGGCCAGTCCATCCGCCTCAATTACCTGCCGGGCGACGCCTCGGCTTCTTTTGAGCGGCTGGACGCCCTGCCTCCGTCTTGCGGCGCAGAAGACCTGACCACGGAAACCGCAATCTTTGATGTTTTCGCCAGCGTGATGGCCCGGCATTACAGCTTCTTTGATGCGCGCGGCGTGGACTGGGATGCACAAATCGCGGCGGCTCATCCTCATGTGCAGGACGGCATGGGCGAAGCGGCGCTGTTGGCTGTGCTGGCAGGCCTTCTGGACCCGCTGGGCGATTCCCACACCAAGCTGATCGGGATGGTGGACGGTGAACCGCGCCGCGCCCAGGCAGGCCTTGGAGCCACCTTGCCGATGATCCGGAACGGCATGGGCGAAGGCGCTTGGCTCAATGGTCTTGTCGATCAGCTCTTCAACGACGTGCTCGACCCCGGCGCCGAGCTGATCGCCGACCGGGTGATCGTGGGCGAGATCACGCCCGAAAGCGGCGCGCCGATCGGCTACATCCAGATCTTCACCATGGGCGGCTTCACCACTGAGCACACGCCGGGAAGCCTTGAATGGTCACAGGCCGAGCTTGCCGCGCTCTCTGACATTCTTGATGACGCCCTCACCCGGTTTGCGGACCATCAGGCGATCATTCTGGACCTGTCCAACAATCGCGGCGGCTATGACGCCGTCACCCGCGCCATTGCGGCCCGCTTCACTGATGAGGCGTTTCTCGGCTATCGCGTCAGCGTGCCCGGCGCGCCCGAGGCGACGGAAGACTATGAGATCACGCCCCATGACGGCGTGCGCTTTACGGGCCCGGTCTATGTGATGACCAGCGATGTGACGGTGTCGGGCGGGGAGATCACCACGATGATGCTACGTCAGCTGCCCAATGTGATTCAGGTGGGCGGCGTTACGCGCGGCGCGTTCAGCACGCCGCTCGCCAAACCCTTGCCCAATGGCTGGTATCTGGAACTGTCCAACGAAGTGTTTGAAGACGGGTCAGGCGCCGTATTTGAAGGCCGCGGCCTTCCGCCCGCCATCATGGTCGACATCTATCCCGAGGCCGCCCCCGTCGCCGGCCATAGAGCTGCGATCGAGCGCGTGGTCGGGATGATCGAGGGCGGTTAA